The window tacaCCTTTTGTAGTACTTTTTCCATTTATGTCAAAATCTAGATAGATAGCTAGTTATATATGCATAGAAATGTCTACACAATTATTACTCTATaatattaggaaaaaaaatatttaacctcTCCCAAAATTTGTCGCTAACACGATCGAAATCAAGACTAGActagaaaatgataaaaatgtgGACACAAGGGTTAAACATATGCAAGGGTTAAACATATGACCTGTAAACACATTTAACAGGAGTTCGAACTAATGACCTCTCTAAAAGGCTGGAAATATTAATACTgtcttttttctcttctattagATTTAGTTTTAATCACGTGTTGTCATATTATTTTCGACACTAATTTTTcaccttttattattatttatatatatatatatatattcttaaattatcaaataaaatttgaattagagAATGAGAGAatagacttaaaaaatattattatttaaaaaaaaaagcaaacgagagaattaaacaaataataattaatatattcaaagTTACCTTTTTTATTACACCAAAGTTTTCTTTAGCACATAAGAGCTTCAATAATATATAGTCATTTACTAGGAATATGTAGTAGGAATATGTAGTGTAGTAAttgttgtaatttatttattttaaaagaatagtCATTTTTAATTGATGACATGATAAAGTTTTGATTAGgttgtgatatatatatatatattttatatatttagttttgtttGTGAAAATAACTCTTGAGATATACTTTTAgcaaaataaatatctttagATATTTTGTTTGGTCTTTTCAATACCAGCAAAAATGGGGTATGGGCAACAAGACTTTTTGCACCATAAAGTGTAGAGTGATTTATTGAATTTTTCCATCTTCTATCATAGAGatatttttagtttatgttCAATATtctttgatttaaattattttacttttaatcaGTTAGgataatttaaattacaaaattttacttaagattttaatttcatGAAAACGGAGAGTATTATAATAGTAAAAATTCGTTCTgattattttgaagaataatttaactttttattctttctttttctttggtTAACATAGATTACAATGTTGAAATGAACacttaatttttgtattttttattttatttttatttaattaattcttttggttttagttttaaaagaatttattttcACTAAGGGATgcaagtattttttttgttatgaaacCTTACATATtgtcatttatatatttcattgtGAAATGTTCATTTACATCCACTAAaagaatttaaaagaataaattccTCAAATTAACTGTATTTGGAAATTGATATATTTGTCTCATTAATTTTCACAAAGTTGAATTGAGTtaattttttggttttatttaaaataaaaactgtttaaatgagattaaaaatttaattgataaataaaattgtgattCACTATGATCCAAATTCTTGTgaaattcttaataaagttgaataatcaaaaatttgaaatttaaggTTGGTGAGATTATATTTAGAGAAATAAACAAAACTGTATGGCTTGAAGAACTAATTTGATTTTGGGTTATTAGgattatcttgattttttttagttttaaaaaacatctcaataattaaattattataattaaatcatttattttattaataaaaatatattttactctatttttattcaatttaaattttaaatataaaaaacattttaataatttattttaaacaaatttcaaataatattttgttttatttaaataaaacccATAAAATTCCTAAGAAAAATGTCATAGAGCTATAAGAGTGATATTAATTTGAATAGACCTATCTCTAATAATACATGTAATTTATCAACTAAATTCAATCAATCTAATCATTCCAAATATGAATTATAGTATATATTAAACAATCTTTTTAACTATTAGAAACTCAATATTATTGGGTCCCAATTTAATCCGAATAacaagtttataatattatatttatattaaaatccaaattaagaaaatagtCAGAATAGATTATTAATACCACTAAGAAacctatatattatatatttatttaattttttgctAAAGTAACTCTGTCTACATATTTTTTTGCTGTCAAATTAGCCGGCCaaccaaacaaaacataataaaattaaaattgcatcCTTGCCGAATTTAGAGTATCATACTTTCATTACTATTAAACTCATTACAAAACAGTTAAggtaacttaatatatatattttactaatttcttttttgaaaatggtacattattattattataaaaaatgagaagaatagttaacatgaaaataaaaacaaaaaagttattaaacataaaaataagaaaataatacaaacaCGTTACCTAACATGTTATCGGGTTCGGAGATTTTcaagaaaaatgattaattttcaaCCGACTCCACTTACTTTTCGGAAAAATCTCAGATaacgttataataataacatcggacgactacgacgataacttaaaacattaattaaatattttgtgattTGTACATAAACAAACCACTGGTTATTACATAAACACTTTGAAACTGAAGAATACTTCTGTaacactcattttttttattctaatacttgttattaatattttctaaaaataaaaatataacatcatGGAATTACAACTTTAAAAATCAcaatatgtattttaataatcatcaaattcaaCCGCACTAAGGTTTtaactcaaatgacaagtaaTCCATGATCTGAAAAGTCTATTAAATGTCCAATAGAATTGCAATCCTTATGTTCAAATAATACATCCAAACAATCACTATCAGGAAGCATtcttacatattaaataaaataataagagacaattaataataagaacaaATGTATTGAACTGAGATGTTTTGTTTTCAAGATGAAAACATAAAACAAGAAGTTTAAAAtactctttaaaaaataaaaaataaagatcttAAAATCAAAGCTGGATAAGAAAATTTGAGTTGGTTTGGACCTTAACTATGATGATAAAAGCCTAGACATGACAGTAACAAAATCCTTATTCACTTAGAAttctaaattcaaattaatgaactcttttttttttttttctatcattctaaatttataaatatcatatcacttaatatattaataaaaatatcattactttacttttattaaatttaaattttaaatacaataaatattttataatttattttaagcaaatttcaaataaatattatttttaaataaaactaaaaagaaTTTTATATCTAATATCAAACCAACtctaaattataacattaagattattgaaataatttaggTTGAAAGTTGAAACATCATGTTTCAAACTATAATTACTAAATCACTCGAGtaatttaaatagaaataattattttaaaaaacaacatatCTCAACTTTTATTacaaccaaaaaataaaaataaagtaataatgtGGGATGAAGGTAGAGATTGTATTCTCCTCCTCTAAAGaatgaaaatagtttaaaaagaaaatatttcaaaaatatattggGTTAATGAGTTatcaatttatgtttattttaaaataaaagtaagttagataattttgaataaataaaatagatcaATAAAAGTGTGTGTTTACCCTCCATGATGATaagagtaataaaaaaatttatataatatttagaaaGATAGGTTAATTATTAACTCTTAATACTTTAGCTAATTTAGGTTAGTGTAAaagtttgaatttattattagattattttttaaaatacatcaTGTCTAATTTTACACtcaataaagttaaataaaattttaattaaatattttatttttaatttttagttttttttaatttattttatttaatttaataatatatattttaaaataatataagctattttttatacaataatattataaagaaaaatgatcatggagaaaatttgaaaaaatgaatttaagagATAATGACGTGGCGTAATTTGAttcgtttaaaaaataataatttttttttcttctctcctcaccatttatcattttttcagcTAGTGATGTAGTAACACGTTAATGATGTTATTCTTTCTCCTATCGCTCATCtattataaattgggataaatgacaaatttagGATCATTGTTGAAagattttgtcaaatttaggaACCTCctaattttatatcatttaaagaACTCTAGTTAcactattttcttatatttaatacTACTAACTAACGATGTTATTTTATATCGAACTCagttaaaatatttgtgattattttttaatatattatttaattttacgcATCGTTAATATCTTCATAATCCCACCCTACCCCTCAATTACTTTCTCCACCTCCAATTCTCTCTCCTCCCGTAATCACATCATGTCCGCTTTCCACAATTATCATTGCCACCTTCAACTCCCTTATGAGCGTCATGAACTGATGGAATATATGAGGATAAGGAAGAAGACAATGAACTTTGAAAAccaataagattaatatataagatCAACAGAGCAAAAGTGGAAACCAATATAATGTAATTCATTTTACCCATCACATAACTTTTCGATCTCCAACACCAAAAGCACAAACATACTACTCAGCAAGAACAAAAACACAACTCTATCCAAACTCACCAACAAATCCAATATGAAGTCACAACCCATCCCTGTTAGATTATCATCTtcaatttattatgttttaggtGACGGAAGCAGCAAGGGTCGTCGGAGCTTCAAGAGTTTTTGGTGTGGACATAAACTTTAGTAGATTTGAGGTAGgtaatgaataaataatgttAGTTATATATCCGATGAGGACCAATTGTAAAGAAAGTTAAATCTAATTGTTATAGTAAGGAGTAATAGAATTCGTGAACTCGAAAGAATGTGGAAAATATGTAGAGGTATAATTGATTTTTGCTTCTGCATATTGTTGATCTTTACTGAATTTGTTGCATTGCATTAGGTGATTGCTGAAATGACGGATGGAGGAGTCGACAAGATCGTGGAGTGCACCAGAAACATCAACGCCATGATTTTTGCGTTTGAATGCGTCCACGACGTAAGTATCTAGCTAAGTATCGCCGGAGATTAGACGACCAGTATTTGGACGGAATCGTTGCCTTTTTTGATTTAGCGATGATTAGATTTAGGGTCGTGGGTTTTGATGGTTTAGAGATGGGAAGGGTAAGTGACGGTCGTGATGTCAATAGAGGAGGAGAGAGTATAAAAGATGGTAGAGGGGAAGCGGTAGTTGTAGCCAGACAATGAATGAAATTGAGAAGGTGACGAGTCGGTGTAGATGGAGATGAGTTAAATGTCAtgttaaaagaatatattaaataataaataaaatgatatgacaaatataatttaatagttGTAAATGATTAACACCGTTAATACAGAGTgttaaatataagaaaacagTGTAATTAGAATTCTTTAAACGATAACAAATTAGGAgagttttaaatttgataaaaccTTCCTAACAGAATTTGTCCTATATCccattataaattatacaagaaaatgttaaaatataattaattattatttttatttaaaatatatataaaaaattgaaaacaaaatattaaaagaaatgatttgaaatatgaaaaataccaattacttatataatttattattatatttttgaactttTGAATTGTAATCATACTAGTCAAAGTGGAATAAACTCAACTAAAAAATGAGCGACTTTGTCTCTACGTTTTGAAAATTCGAAATGAGCAGACTCGAAATAAGAGTTTCTGGGTATCACGTTGATTAAATTGCTTTCGTTATTTCTTTAgttgagtttatttatttatttatttttttttggtttgctTATACCGCCATTATTGATGATATCAGAGATTTAGAGGTGAAGACACAAAAGCACTATCAGACTTCTTTGATCTTCTGAAAATGGATAATAATTCTGGAAAGGAAACTCGCGAAGGAGCTGTTCCAGCGTCGTCGTCTCTCAATCGCATCGATCTCTCCATCCCTGACATTCACAAATCTGTTTCTCAACTCAAACAGGCAAAACATCTATTCTCTCCCTCTCATTCATTTTTATCTGTTTCCATACAGTCGGACAAAATTATACTGCCGTAGGCGATTCTTCACTCTAGAGATGTTTATATCCGTTTATGATTTTTGCTTCAGAATAGCTTAATGATTCGTGTTATCGTGCTTTAATACCATGCTGCTGAAGTTCTAGTTATTGATAGAAGCTGGAGTAAAGATAATTGAACTGTTTGATTTTATACTTTGCTCTAAGGTCAGATCTCTATTGCTTTGTTTAATTCATCTGCCTGATAGAGAGACCTCACATATTCACGTTCTTCAAATTTTCCACGCGATTAGTCGAGCTATTATCTGTTGAATAACAACTGAGCTAGTAATAGTTTTGACCAAATCTTGAAACGGAGAAGATAATCATGAAGAAACATGTACTACTGAGTTTTATATTTCTGGTAAACTAGGTTTCGAATGACAGTAAAGATGAACATCATTTTCTCCTAACCTCTCTTTTGATATGAAGAATTACCTACATCACATGATCCTTGTCTGCAGAAGAGTAATTACTGATTCACTATATACACGGATTGATTATTTTGTTAGATCGATTTCCTATCAATTTGTACTCTAGCTGTGTGTGCTCATGTATCCTTTAGTCTCTGTGCGTCCAAACTTATACTTTTGTCCTCTATTCCTGTTTATCAGGCATGCTTGGATACAGGTTTTTTCTATGTGATAAACCATGGTATTAGCCAAGAATTGATTGACGAAGTTTTCGTCCAAAGTAAAAGGTTTTTCAATCTACCTCTTAGCGAGAAAATGAAACTTCTTAGGAATGAGATATTTCGTGGTTACACGCCTATGTTTGATGAGCAACTTGATCCCGGAAATCAAATTCATGGTTAGTCAGTCTGCTTCCAAGTTTCTTTCATTGTTTCGACAATGATAATGCACAATACTTTCATTTGATAAACTGTGTGAGTACTGCTAGCCTTGGGGAGgctcatatttttttatccactggaaatatattaatatgtttataataacatatttgaTAGGCAAATTGGTCTTGCAACATTAGAACTATCCTCTCCATCTCATTTTATATACACTTTTTCTGGTCAAagaaatacttttttttgtttgttaacaaAGGTCAGTACTTACATATCTGACCTAAATCGacagaaataaaataatattataatttgtcaCTCTTCCTATTGCATTTTGATTGAAATGGTCAAATGCCAGAGAGAAGCAGTTAAACGTCGTTACTAAACAAATGAATTTTGCTTTCTTCTTGGGCAGGAGATTATAAGGAAGGATATTATATTGGCGTTGAAATAGCTGAAGATGATCCTGCAGCAAATAGGCCATTTTCTGGACCAAACGTTTGGCCTAGTTCAGGTATCTTGCAAAACCACCATTTTCTTGTAAATTCCTTAGTTAAGGTGGTGAATGGTGTATTTTAGAGTGAACCATTGAATTGGTAATCATTTTTCTCTGTCCTGCTAAACAATGGCACCTCCTTGGGCTTAAATTTAAAGCAAATACTATGTATAAGGTTATTAACAATTCACATATTGTGTACTTAAAATTTTGCTTACACGATTGACATGTTCTAATTGAAGATATCTTACCTGGATGGCGggaaacaatgtataaatatcATCAGCTTGCACTGTAAGTATTTCATGcttgaatattattatattgttcaAATATTAAACTTCTTGGCTATATAGTTATCTCATGTGACTGAGGAATTCTGTTAGTTAAATTTAAGTGTTTTCCTTTTAATATCTAATTGCTTAGGGGATCACCACAATTGTTGGAATAGTGACCAATTTGATCATGAGAAAACAACCTTATTCTGGATGTCATGAACTGAAACTTGTTCTGAGATTATAATTACCATATTTTTCTAACCTCTTACCTACTCATAACACAATAAAAGGAACACTTGTACTGAAAATTGGTAGTATATTATGACTCTATCTTTCAAATGTTGCGCAAGGCTCCAAACTCACAACATTTGAAATCAATCAACATTTGTCTCACAATTCTAGTTCATCAATATaatcttttcaaatattaaattttcctTTAAAAGCCTTACTTTTCATAATAGCTAATTTATGGCGAGTCCTTTTCTTCGAATTTCCATCTCATTCTTTAATTTCTGTGTtgccactttttttttttttaatttccatTCAATCTAACAAGACCTAATTTACTCAGAACTGCTAAGCATGTCTAGACAACATGAATGGGTAAGCTTATCCATTTTTCCTTCCTTCTTTGAGATAGAAACATTGATAGCCTCTACCCATATGAGATATATCTTGACAACACTATCAAGAGATATCATTGCAGTGGTTCACTTTAGCACTTATATGATCTTACTATTATATTCCTGAAATAATGAAGAGTGCATCAATTTCTTAGAGATTGTTtgatttggattatttgaaaaaaaaagatcaGATTATAGGTTGATTTACCATTTTACCCTAAACCCGATGTGATTGGAAAAGTGATGTTTGATGGAATGAtgtaaataatcttaaataatgaAACAAGCTGTTAGTTGTAGTAGcaccaaatttaattttgttgtcATGCCTTCAGTGGAGTAGCAAGACGTGTAGGAAGGATAGTAGCGCTTGCACTTGACTTAGAGGAGGGTTACTTTGATAGTAGTGAAAATCTTGGGGAGGCTATGGCAACCTTAAGGCTACTTCGCTATCAAGGTTAAAACTATAGATGTTTGTTTGTATGTATATGGATGGTAGATCTAGTGTTTCATGTTAATTTCCTTGTAGATTGTGTTTCTGAACCAGAAAAGGGAATATATGGTGCTGGTGCACATTCTGATTTTGGCTTTCTCACTCTCTTGGCAACAGATGATGTAGCAGGCTTACAAGTACAAAGTCTTCTGagaactatatattattttatatatggttTGTTCTACTGtctttataattttgaaaagaaaaaaaataaacttgtaaATTTCTTGCAGATATGCAAGGAAAAAGATGCTATACCTCAAAAATGGGAGAATGTGCCACCTTTACGAGGGTAAGTGTAACTGCAAATATGTTTATTATGTTAATGTTTTGGTTAATTTTTGTGTTTGATACATTATTATTCAGAGCTTTTGTTGTAAACATTGGCGACTTACTTGAACGCTGGAGTAACTGCATCTTCAGGTGGTGGTATTTCTTGTTATTAGACATTTTCTAGAATAGGGAGAATATATAAGCTGCATGTTGTTTaatctttgaatatttatttctcCAGATCAACTTTGCATCGGGTCATCGGGAATGGTCAAGAAAGATACTCTGTATGTTGTTGTTCTTGAACATTTGAATTTTGGTTCTTGATAAAACATGTTTAGATTAGAAAAAGAGAGTAAAGAAGGTTAAGGTATTATTATACATATCAATGTTTAAAGCTTCTTGTTTGTTTAGAATAgaagattttatttatgaaaaatggcCGGCCTCGGTGATAACTATCCGACACCGTCCGAGAGCATTAGCCGCCCTCGTTAAAAGGCTTTCACCGAGAGTCTTTGCCTCGTTAAAAgccatttttttttactattgtGGGGTTCTTATGATTATGGATAGGTGGCATACTTTGTGGAGCCTAGTGACGATTGTCTGGTAAAATGCTTGCCAACGTGCCAGTCAATGCAAAACCCTCCCAAGtaagtttgttttttattttctttcataataACTGGTAAGCTGCATCCCATATTCTTCCCCCTAGCAGTTATGTGATTCTTATCTTATTATGGTAGGCCTGCCAAATATTAAACACATTCCCAACTTTTAAATTAAGTGGAAATCAGAAGGTTAAATGAATTCATAGATTGTGCAACACCTTATGTAAGGTGGGAGACTGATTGCAGGATTAGGGGAATCTAGgtaaaaaagcagaaaaaaacATGACTAAAATTCCAGATCTTCCCAACATATTAAAAAGAGATCACAACAGAGTATGAGTATTAAGTGCCAAGTTTTAATTTCATTGCTTtctagatagatagatagatagatggtTTAAGGTATCACTCTCCGTGTATttgcaaaataaaatgaattgcTCCCTTAGTAACGCCATTCAACATTATCAGGTTTTGTTTTAACTGAAACCTAAAAAGAATGAGAGATCACATTTGTTGTTCTTTGTTCTAAAAATAGACCTAAATGTTAAGCAATAATGAGTGGGGAGAGAGGATTTTGGGGATAATTAGTTAACCACATTGCTATGCTATGCTATGATATGCAATATGATgatgtttataataatataagttagTAATCTGAtctttaactatatatttatataatgttccCACAGGTTTCCACCAATCAAATGCATAACTTACTTGCAGCAGAGGTACAAGGATACACATGCAGACATCAATTCATATTGATGATCGATCGACCTGTCTTTTCCGGAGCCTCTCATCTTAACTCTAGTTCGTATCAGGATCTGAATGATTCTCGATCCTAACTTATCTAGCTACTAAGGCTGTCTTTgtttatatttagataaattataagaataaaagATACTTTAATATATAAGCCTCTGCTATTCTGGTGTTGCTAAAAAACAAGTGGGgtttaatttcaatttctaaTAGACTATCTAGAATTATAATAGAATCAAATcaatatgattttataattttcatttttttatgcaTACAGATATATGAACATTCAAAGCAAGGTTTGATTGCCATGTCTAAAACAGGGAAATAAGTGGTTATAGGACCAAATAATTTCAAGAAACCTAACTATTAGAACATTAGGTATGATAATAACTTTGATTGGGATTGTTTAAACTACAGACAATTTTGATGCATTTTTTCAAGAATGAACCGAAAATAAAGAGTGGAACAAGTAGTACACTTTCAAACATGACAAATATATGAAAGGGgattttgattgattgatcAATAAGAAGGAATTGATGctacaaaagaaaaaaggaTGAAGAATAGATCTAACagctttttttaatttaaacccACCCAAAGCAACAAtggtaattaaaaaatatataaaaaaagatctTCATATTTCATAACTTGTATAGAATGTCATGCATCAACCACTAGTAGAACTGCACTTTAATACTAAATATCACAATAAACGGATGAAGACAATTAATAAATGGATGAATATTAATGCCTCGAGGATGACTCAAACTTTGTATGATTTAACAGTATAATCATGTCAAAAGTATTTTCTAAggttttgaaatataaaatataaaaggtcCAAAACTGTTAATTTCACAAGCCAAGGAGATATACATAGTTAGGTTTTATATGATAACTCAACAACATAGAAGATCACATCATAACTAAACAATCTGCATATCATCTCGAGCTAAAGATTTAGATTGGAGTCCAGGAGATTTAACAAAACATAAAGTACATCAGAAGAATGTGCATCCATGCTACAGAAACTACACGTcagtatataaaaaattagatgaACACCTTCGACAGCTTTGAGCTATTGGAAGTTTGGAACAGCGGGATCAACGGGGAATTTGATGAAAGGGTTATTTACCATATATAGCACgcttttactaattttttcatttataaacttttgCCAAGGCAAAAAGTTGCcctttagtttaaaaaaaaataaaataaaataaattgaaatgttTTCTTGTCCCCCATTTCCCTCCTCTCCACCAACCAACGTCCTTCCTTCATCAACTTTCCCCATTCATCTCATCAAcgttcttcatcatcaacgtccttccttcatcatcaacgtCCTTCATCAACAAAACCGGAACGTCTTCAACATTCAGGTTAGACGCTACCTTCGTCGTTTTATCGCGGAAATGGATGAATGTTTAGGGTTTCGTCGTTTAGTGTCTATGTTGTAGGTTAGGTCATGGAAGAATGGTTTTAGAGCTTGGCTGATTTGTTTTACGGTGGAATATACATCTGACGTAGGTGACGAAGGTGACAGTCTATGTTGCACGGATACGGATACGGGTATCATATCAAATACGATACGGATACGGCGATAcagaaagttttgaaaatataGGATACGATACGTTTAGGATAcgcatattattaaaaattatttaaaaaaaaatataaaataataattaaaaaaattaaaaaatattaatagttggTTAATAACTTGATGTGAATCTTAAGTTTATCTTGTTTATCTAAGAAACACATAAGATAGACAAAGTAAGATAAGGGAAGTTTGAGTCAAGAGGAGGAAATGTTAGTTTAGggttagttttgttttaaacaTTTCAGTCCTCCtaaaatttttactttttaaaaattacccAAAACGTATCCAAAAACGTATCCAAGCCGTATCCAAACCGTATCGGATTGGTCAACTCCATAAAAAGTCAACGACACTTCTTTTGTCGTATCCGATACCCGTTTTGCCGTATCGTATCCGTATCCGTGTCGTATCCGTATCCGATactctgaaaaaaaaaatttggagtATCCGTGCTACATAGgtgacagtgcatctgtcgcaggcgacataTGCGAAAAATGcatcgtcgcctgcgacagatggcGATAGATGCAtctcccgcctgcgacagatgcatcgtcgcctgcgacagattaATTTTCCTAAttgcattttcctccttgcattttcctccttgcaaTTAACACTGACTGGGCACTGACACTGACTTCTgtgaatttttatcaattgcaGATCACATGAATGTTGATGTTTTTCTCCTCTTTGATGGAGACTGGAAAACTGATGATGGTGGTGTTAGTTCTTTTGTCTCAAGTTCATGTTGTGGTGTGAATGTACCCTGAAATGCTTCAATTGTCTATAATTCTATTGGTGTGGACAAATTAAGATATGACTTAGTGTTCAAGGTGAAGTATAATATGTTAATGATAAATTCTCCTCCTGCAACAATCATTGGAGATAGCGATGTGACGTTCTATTTACAAGAACTCTCGTCTTCACTGCCCAATCATCGCGCCCCGCTATGTGTctctttagtagagaagtcaataccttcaaccagtggcggacccagaaatattttctcgggggggccaaatacatagtaacgtagcatttttttggctatcaaataaatgcattttttaattaaaattttactcgataat is drawn from Impatiens glandulifera chromosome 3, dImpGla2.1, whole genome shotgun sequence and contains these coding sequences:
- the LOC124930667 gene encoding LOW QUALITY PROTEIN: 2-oxoglutarate-Fe(II) type oxidoreductase hxnY (The sequence of the model RefSeq protein was modified relative to this genomic sequence to represent the inferred CDS: substituted 2 bases at 2 genomic stop codons), whose amino-acid sequence is MDNNSGKETREGAVPASSSLNRIDLSIPDIHKSVSQLKQACLDTGFFYVINHGISQELIDEVFVQSKRFFNLPLSEKMKLLRNEIFRGYTPMFDEQLDPGNQIHGDYKEGYYIGVEIAEDDPAANRPFSGPNVWPSSDILPGWRETMYKYHQLALGVARRVGRIVALALDLEEGYFDSSENLGEAMATLRLLRYQDCVSEPEKGIYGAGAHSDFGFLTLLATDDVAGLQICKEKDAIPQKWENVPPLRGAFVVNIGDLLERWSNCIFRSTLHRVIGNGQERYSVAYFVEPSDDCLVKCLPTCQSMQNPPKFPPIKCITYLQQRYKDTHADINSYXXSIDLSFPEPLILTLVRIRI